In a genomic window of Rubrobacter calidifluminis:
- a CDS encoding helix-turn-helix domain-containing protein, which yields MKVDGALLKEARKRASLSREELADAICLNPGVVVGLEATPRTEVKDSVTQSLAEALGIEAQTLTTHPSPPPPVDPDLRPEDLGYEI from the coding sequence GTGAAGGTTGACGGAGCACTGCTGAAGGAGGCGCGAAAGAGGGCCTCCCTCTCCAGGGAGGAGCTGGCCGACGCCATATGCCTGAACCCCGGCGTGGTTGTCGGGCTGGAGGCCACCCCCCGCACGGAGGTGAAGGACAGCGTCACGCAGAGCCTGGCGGAGGCCCTCGGCATCGAGGCCCAGACCCTCACCACCCACCCCTCTCCCCCACCACCGGTGGACCCGGACCTGAGACCAGAGGACCTGGGCTACGAGATCTGA
- a CDS encoding FadR/GntR family transcriptional regulator: MSGDVEGVNQTTAPAKRRKLYIEIAARIRDSILSGELKPGQPLPPERKLAEQFDVGRAVIREAIRQLEAAGLVESRHGGGNFVREITTEHLVAPIARILRSRAQLREELMDARLFFEPQIARKAADRATEEDLRSLEEILARQEEKVRKGEPTADEDAEFHSLLAQATHNTVIEQILEIINDLLEKAYERPFSDGERSKHSLQGNREVFEAVRRRDRDAAQRAMARHIEDVARSFRPKLDPGERT, from the coding sequence GTGAGCGGAGATGTCGAAGGGGTGAACCAGACTACCGCACCCGCCAAGCGCCGCAAGCTCTACATAGAGATAGCCGCCAGGATCCGCGACTCGATCCTGAGCGGGGAGCTGAAGCCGGGCCAGCCGCTCCCTCCGGAACGGAAGCTCGCGGAGCAGTTCGACGTCGGGCGGGCGGTGATCCGGGAAGCCATCCGGCAGCTGGAGGCCGCTGGGCTGGTGGAGAGCCGTCACGGCGGCGGCAACTTCGTGCGCGAGATCACCACCGAACACCTGGTCGCCCCGATAGCCCGGATACTGCGCAGCAGGGCCCAACTGCGCGAGGAGCTGATGGACGCCCGGCTCTTCTTCGAGCCGCAGATAGCGAGAAAGGCCGCCGACCGGGCGACCGAGGAAGATCTGAGATCCCTCGAGGAGATCCTCGCCCGCCAGGAGGAGAAGGTCCGCAAGGGTGAGCCCACGGCCGACGAGGACGCAGAGTTCCACAGCCTCCTGGCCCAGGCGACCCACAACACGGTGATAGAGCAGATACTCGAGATCATAAACGACCTGCTGGAGAAGGCCTACGAACGCCCCTTCTCCGACGGCGAGCGCTCGAAGCACTCCCTGCAGGGCAACCGGGAGGTCTTCGAGGCGGTCAGGCGGCGCGACAGGGACGCGGCCCAGCGCGCGATGGCACGCCACATAGAGGACGTGGCGAGGAGCTTCAGGCCGAAGCTGGACCCCGGGGAGCGAACGTGA
- a CDS encoding GuaB3 family IMP dehydrogenase-related protein, giving the protein MDIEIGKGKTARRAYGLDEIAIVPSRRTRDPEDIDISWTLGDLRLDLPCLAAALDAAVDPKTAGIIGSLGGLAVLNLEGIQTRYEDPGPVFEEIASLPDTKATRVMQELYSEPIKEELIFRRVQEIKEQGVIAAASLTPQRVEKYHRAAIEAGLDVLVIQGTVVSAEHVSSRVEPLNLMEFIPSVGVPVIVGGCASYSTALHLMRTGAVGVLVGVGPGRICTTRGVLGVGVPQATAIADAASARMRHYLETGEYVNVIADGGMRTGGEIAKAIACGADAVMLGSAFAKAEEAPGRGYSWGMATFHPTLPRGTRIKTETVGTLKEILVGPAHENDGTLNLMGALRTSMATTGYQNIKEFQKAEVMVAPSLATEGKLEQRTQRVGMGR; this is encoded by the coding sequence ATGGACATTGAGATCGGGAAAGGAAAGACCGCGCGCAGGGCCTACGGGCTGGACGAGATCGCGATAGTACCCAGCCGCAGGACGCGCGACCCCGAGGACATAGACATCTCCTGGACGCTCGGCGACCTGCGGCTCGACCTGCCGTGTCTCGCCGCCGCGCTCGACGCGGCGGTCGACCCGAAGACCGCCGGGATCATAGGTTCGCTCGGCGGGCTCGCCGTTTTGAACCTGGAGGGCATCCAGACCCGCTACGAAGATCCGGGCCCGGTCTTCGAGGAGATAGCTAGCCTCCCCGATACCAAGGCCACCCGCGTCATGCAGGAGCTCTACTCGGAGCCGATAAAGGAGGAGCTAATCTTCCGGCGGGTGCAGGAGATAAAGGAGCAGGGCGTGATCGCCGCGGCTTCGCTCACCCCGCAGCGGGTCGAGAAGTACCACCGGGCGGCGATCGAGGCCGGGCTCGACGTGCTCGTCATACAGGGCACGGTCGTCTCGGCCGAGCACGTCTCGAGCCGGGTCGAGCCGCTGAACCTGATGGAGTTCATCCCCTCGGTGGGCGTACCCGTGATCGTCGGCGGGTGTGCGAGCTACTCGACCGCTTTGCACCTGATGCGTACCGGGGCCGTCGGCGTCTTGGTGGGCGTCGGGCCCGGGCGCATCTGCACCACCCGCGGCGTGCTCGGGGTGGGGGTGCCGCAGGCCACCGCGATAGCCGACGCCGCCTCGGCCCGGATGCGGCACTACCTGGAGACCGGCGAGTACGTCAACGTTATCGCCGACGGCGGGATGCGCACCGGCGGCGAGATTGCCAAGGCGATAGCCTGCGGGGCCGACGCGGTGATGCTCGGGAGCGCCTTCGCCAAGGCCGAGGAGGCGCCCGGGAGAGGCTATTCGTGGGGTATGGCGACCTTCCATCCCACCCTGCCGCGCGGCACCCGGATAAAGACCGAGACCGTCGGAACACTCAAGGAGATACTGGTCGGCCCCGCCCACGAGAACGACGGCACCCTGAACCTCATGGGCGCTCTGAGGACCAGCATGGCCACCACCGGCTACCAGAACATCAAGGAGTTCCAGAAGGCCGAGGTGATGGTCGCTCCGTCGCTCGCCACCGAAGGCAAGCTCGAGCAGCGTACCCAGCGGGTCGGGATGGGGAGGTAG
- the guaA gene encoding glutamine-hydrolyzing GMP synthase has translation MILVLDFGGQYAQLIARRVRECRVFSELVPYDTPIEEIKRKDPEGIILSGGPSSVYEEGAPRVDPALFELGVPILGICYGMQLMALEMGGKVGAVQIREYGPSEIEVRDHRVLFADTPERQRVWMSHGDAVLSAPEGFEVTAGTSSTPVVAFEETSKGRYGVQFHPEVRHTEYGMEILKNFLFEACECRAEWTPVNIITEATERIREQVGDARVIAALSGGVDSATAAMLVYRAIGDNLTCVFVDHGLLRENEAEQVMEAFTENYEIPLIHVDATRRFLDRLAGVTDPEKKRKIVGEEFIRTFEEEARRIEDARFLVQGTLYSDVIESGTRDAARIKSHHNVGGLPEVMDLELVEPLRNLFKDEVRVIAEELGMPERLVWRQPFPGPGLAIRIIGEVTAERLEILRRADAVLQDEIRAAGYYRKLWQSFAVLPAVQSVGVMGDARTYAYPIVIRAVTSDDAMTADWARLPYDLLERISNRIINEVPGVNRVALDITSKPPGTIEWE, from the coding sequence TTGATCCTCGTCCTCGACTTCGGTGGTCAGTACGCCCAGCTCATCGCGCGCCGGGTGCGCGAGTGCCGGGTCTTCTCCGAGCTCGTCCCCTACGACACCCCGATCGAGGAGATAAAGCGCAAGGACCCGGAGGGCATAATCCTCTCCGGGGGACCGAGCAGCGTCTACGAAGAGGGGGCCCCGCGGGTGGACCCGGCGCTCTTCGAGCTCGGTGTCCCGATACTCGGGATCTGCTACGGGATGCAGCTCATGGCGCTCGAGATGGGCGGGAAGGTGGGGGCCGTCCAGATCCGGGAGTACGGCCCCTCTGAGATCGAGGTGAGAGATCACCGGGTCCTCTTCGCCGACACCCCGGAGAGACAGCGGGTCTGGATGAGCCACGGGGACGCGGTCTTGAGTGCTCCGGAGGGTTTCGAGGTTACGGCCGGGACCTCCTCCACGCCTGTGGTCGCCTTCGAGGAGACCTCGAAGGGGCGTTACGGGGTGCAGTTCCACCCCGAGGTGCGGCACACCGAGTACGGGATGGAGATCCTCAAGAACTTCCTCTTCGAGGCGTGCGAGTGCCGGGCCGAGTGGACCCCGGTCAACATCATCACCGAGGCGACGGAGAGGATAAGGGAGCAGGTCGGTGACGCGAGGGTCATAGCCGCCCTCTCCGGCGGGGTAGACTCGGCGACCGCGGCGATGCTCGTCTACCGGGCCATCGGCGACAACCTGACCTGCGTCTTCGTCGACCACGGGCTGTTGCGCGAGAACGAGGCCGAACAGGTCATGGAGGCGTTCACGGAGAACTACGAGATACCTCTGATCCACGTGGACGCCACCCGGCGCTTTCTGGACAGGCTCGCCGGCGTCACCGACCCGGAGAAGAAGCGCAAGATCGTCGGCGAGGAGTTCATCCGCACCTTCGAGGAGGAGGCCCGTAGGATAGAGGACGCCAGGTTTCTGGTGCAGGGGACGCTCTACTCGGACGTGATCGAGAGCGGGACCCGCGACGCCGCCCGGATAAAGAGCCACCACAACGTAGGGGGGCTGCCGGAGGTGATGGACCTCGAGCTCGTCGAGCCTTTGCGCAACCTCTTCAAGGACGAGGTCCGGGTGATCGCCGAGGAGCTCGGGATGCCCGAGCGGCTGGTGTGGCGCCAGCCCTTCCCGGGACCGGGGCTCGCGATCCGGATAATAGGCGAGGTCACCGCCGAGAGGCTCGAGATCCTGCGCCGGGCCGACGCCGTTTTGCAGGATGAGATCCGCGCGGCCGGCTACTACCGCAAACTCTGGCAAAGCTTCGCTGTTCTGCCGGCGGTGCAGTCGGTCGGGGTGATGGGCGATGCCCGCACCTACGCCTACCCGATCGTGATCCGGGCCGTAACCTCCGACGATGCGATGACCGCCGACTGGGCCCGTCTGCCCTACGATCTCCTGGAGCGCATCTCGAACCGCATCATAAACGAGGTGCCCGGGGTGAACCGGGTGGCGCTCGACATAACCAGCAAGCCGCCCGGCACGATAGAGTGGGAGTGA
- a CDS encoding GrpB family protein, producing the protein MSGDTPLGTDPVEVVPYDPRWPRMFEEERQRILGALGPRALEVEHIGSTAVPGLAAKPVIDIMVGVGTLNDAPACIGALEALGYEYVSEFERELPERRYFRRFGPDGRRTHQIHLVERRNLGWWERHVRFRDYLRAHPESAREYGELKMELAHRFCHDRAGYMDGKDAFMRTLERRALDEGGA; encoded by the coding sequence GTGAGCGGGGATACCCCACTCGGGACAGACCCGGTGGAGGTCGTCCCCTACGACCCGCGCTGGCCGCGGATGTTCGAGGAGGAGCGGCAGCGGATACTGGGCGCGCTCGGCCCTCGCGCCCTGGAGGTGGAGCATATCGGCTCTACCGCAGTCCCCGGTCTCGCCGCGAAGCCCGTCATAGACATCATGGTCGGTGTCGGGACGCTCAATGACGCCCCGGCGTGTATCGGGGCGCTTGAGGCGCTCGGCTACGAGTATGTATCGGAGTTCGAGCGGGAACTCCCTGAGAGGCGCTACTTCCGCCGGTTCGGCCCGGACGGCAGGAGGACGCACCAGATACACCTCGTGGAGCGCCGGAACCTCGGCTGGTGGGAGCGGCACGTGCGGTTCAGGGATTATCTGAGAGCTCACCCGGAGAGCGCCCGCGAGTACGGGGAGCTGAAGATGGAACTCGCCCACCGGTTCTGCCACGACCGTGCCGGCTACATGGACGGCAAGGACGCGTTCATGCGGACGCTCGAGCGGCGGGCGCTGGATGAGGGTGGTGCCTGA
- a CDS encoding endonuclease/exonuclease/phosphatase family protein, whose product MPEVLRVMTFNVRGSRRGDGVNAWRNRSRLNVEVIRDAGPHLIGFQELQRGNLDVYRRRLPGYECVLGTGYENHRPYAFNAIFYDPRMLDPLERGGFWLSETPQRRSRSWGSSHVRSANWVRFCLPDGSEFVHLNTHLDHRSGNARLKGAELIVGKLGEIAGEDPVLLTGDFNCNPGSKTYRVFIAAGFTDAHRAAGNPTQNTFHRFRGEDFVPKRPEAEGRLDWILMRGGWTLHSCHVIRHSDPPLYPSDHYPVLTRISLRWAERHTPC is encoded by the coding sequence GTGCCTGAGGTCCTCCGGGTGATGACCTTCAACGTCCGCGGCTCGCGGCGCGGGGATGGGGTGAACGCCTGGCGCAACCGCAGCAGGCTCAACGTGGAGGTGATCCGCGACGCCGGTCCGCATCTCATCGGGTTTCAAGAACTTCAGCGCGGGAACCTGGACGTCTACAGGCGGAGGCTCCCCGGTTACGAGTGCGTCCTCGGGACGGGATACGAGAACCACAGGCCCTACGCGTTCAATGCCATCTTCTACGATCCGCGGATGCTGGATCCGCTGGAGAGGGGCGGATTCTGGCTCTCGGAAACCCCCCAGAGGCGTTCCCGCTCCTGGGGCAGCAGCCACGTGCGCTCGGCGAACTGGGTGCGCTTCTGCCTGCCGGATGGGTCGGAGTTCGTACACCTCAACACCCACCTCGACCACAGGAGCGGGAACGCCCGGCTGAAGGGTGCTGAGCTTATCGTGGGGAAGCTCGGGGAAATTGCAGGGGAAGATCCCGTACTCCTCACCGGTGACTTCAACTGCAACCCCGGCTCGAAGACCTACAGGGTATTCATCGCAGCAGGATTTACAGACGCCCACCGCGCGGCCGGCAACCCCACGCAGAATACCTTCCACCGCTTCCGCGGGGAGGACTTCGTCCCGAAAAGACCGGAGGCCGAGGGCAGGCTGGACTGGATACTGATGCGTGGCGGATGGACCCTGCACTCCTGCCACGTCATCCGGCATTCCGACCCACCCCTCTACCCCAGCGACCACTACCCGGTGCTCACCAGGATTTCGCTCCGGTGGGCGGAACGTCACACTCCATGTTAA
- the pstS gene encoding phosphate ABC transporter substrate-binding protein PstS — MRRGRLMGVAAAGMALSLVLAGCGNTVGSSGSSGGGSGKASGGGNAQAATSLSGAGSTFVGPYYSKAFKQLAQDKGIQVNYQLVGSGAGIQALINKTADFADSDAPMTDQEMKQAGGNPQHIAVVGGAAVVAYNVKGVKGGLKLDGPTLADIYLGRIKKWNDPAIKKLNPGVNLPDENIVVVHRSDSSGTSDIFTTYLSSVSPEWKSKVGASTTPNWPTGVGAKGNDGVAGQISRTEGSIGYVELAYALTSNITYASVKNEAGNYVKPGLETARAAIEGAKIPPDLRVIISGTSPKASNAYPITGLTWMLVRQKEQNLSKCKALAETAWYVTHQAQKLAPGLEYVQIPPNIKKIDEQKIKSMEAGGKKCYAG, encoded by the coding sequence TTGAGACGCGGGAGATTGATGGGCGTGGCGGCGGCCGGGATGGCCCTGTCTCTGGTGTTGGCCGGATGCGGCAACACGGTCGGTAGCAGCGGCAGCTCCGGTGGGGGGTCCGGAAAGGCCTCCGGCGGTGGCAACGCGCAGGCCGCCACGAGCCTGAGCGGAGCCGGCTCGACCTTCGTCGGGCCTTACTACAGCAAGGCGTTCAAGCAGCTCGCGCAGGACAAGGGAATACAGGTCAACTACCAGCTGGTGGGTTCCGGGGCCGGCATACAGGCCCTCATAAACAAGACCGCCGACTTCGCCGACTCCGACGCGCCCATGACCGACCAGGAGATGAAACAGGCTGGCGGAAACCCGCAGCACATCGCGGTGGTCGGTGGGGCCGCAGTCGTGGCGTACAACGTCAAGGGTGTCAAGGGTGGACTCAAGCTCGACGGTCCGACGCTCGCCGACATCTACCTGGGCAGGATCAAAAAATGGAACGACCCGGCGATAAAGAAGCTCAATCCCGGGGTGAACCTGCCGGACGAGAACATAGTCGTCGTGCACCGCTCGGATTCGTCGGGCACCTCGGACATATTCACCACCTACCTCTCCTCGGTGAGCCCCGAGTGGAAGAGCAAGGTCGGGGCCAGCACCACCCCGAACTGGCCGACCGGGGTGGGGGCCAAGGGCAACGACGGGGTAGCCGGGCAGATCTCGCGCACCGAGGGCTCAATAGGCTACGTGGAGCTCGCCTACGCGCTCACCAGCAACATAACCTACGCCTCGGTGAAGAACGAGGCCGGCAATTACGTCAAGCCCGGGCTCGAAACCGCCAGGGCGGCCATTGAGGGAGCCAAAATCCCGCCCGATCTGCGCGTGATAATCTCCGGGACCAGTCCCAAAGCTTCCAACGCCTACCCGATAACCGGGCTCACCTGGATGCTCGTGCGCCAGAAGGAGCAGAATCTCTCCAAGTGCAAGGCGCTCGCGGAGACCGCCTGGTACGTCACCCACCAGGCGCAGAAGCTGGCTCCTGGGCTCGAGTACGTCCAGATCCCGCCCAACATCAAGAAGATAGACGAGCAGAAGATAAAGAGCATGGAGGCGGGCGGCAAGAAGTGCTACGCGGGATGA
- the pstC gene encoding phosphate ABC transporter permease subunit PstC: MSSFAKKLRRGNAGDLVFELLALLFGLSVLAITFGIVFELWINTALSREKFGFGFLWSRDFNVNGGRIGALTVIYGTVVTAVIAIVLSGLVGVGIAAFLVEVAPRRLNRVVGFVVELLAAIPSIVYGFWGIFALAPWLGRYVVPIIKDLLAWLPIFSGPYVNASVFTASIVLAIMILPTVAAISRDVIEAVPDSQREGMLALGATRWEMFSRAVLPYAKNGVLGALILGMGRAAGETMAVTLIIGNNAQLFTSLFQQGATMASVIANDFGEAQGLFLSALLEIGLLLFAITFFINVGARLLVWFFVRDPKGGVRV, encoded by the coding sequence ATGAGCTCCTTTGCCAAGAAGCTGCGACGGGGTAACGCGGGGGATCTCGTCTTCGAGCTGCTCGCTCTCCTCTTCGGGCTCTCGGTGCTCGCGATCACCTTCGGGATCGTCTTCGAGTTGTGGATCAACACCGCTCTCTCGCGGGAGAAGTTCGGGTTCGGGTTTCTGTGGTCGCGCGACTTCAACGTCAACGGCGGCCGGATAGGGGCGCTGACGGTCATCTACGGGACGGTGGTGACCGCAGTAATAGCGATAGTGCTCTCCGGGCTGGTGGGTGTGGGGATCGCGGCTTTCCTGGTGGAGGTCGCGCCGCGTCGCCTCAACCGGGTGGTCGGGTTCGTGGTCGAGCTCCTGGCGGCCATCCCCTCGATCGTCTACGGCTTCTGGGGGATATTCGCGCTCGCGCCCTGGCTCGGGCGCTACGTGGTGCCGATTATAAAGGATCTGCTCGCATGGCTTCCGATTTTCTCCGGTCCCTACGTCAACGCGAGCGTGTTCACGGCGTCGATAGTGCTGGCGATAATGATCCTTCCGACGGTGGCGGCGATCTCGCGGGACGTGATAGAGGCCGTGCCCGACTCCCAGCGAGAGGGGATGCTCGCCCTCGGGGCCACCCGCTGGGAGATGTTCAGCCGGGCGGTTCTGCCTTATGCCAAAAACGGGGTACTCGGTGCGCTGATACTCGGCATGGGTCGGGCTGCGGGAGAGACGATGGCCGTCACGCTCATCATCGGCAACAACGCCCAGCTCTTCACGTCCCTCTTCCAGCAGGGGGCGACGATGGCCAGCGTCATCGCCAACGACTTCGGGGAGGCGCAGGGGTTGTTCCTCTCCGCCCTGCTTGAGATAGGGCTGCTCCTGTTCGCCATCACGTTTTTCATAAACGTTGGGGCGAGGCTTCTGGTGTGGTTCTTCGTCCGTGATCCGAAAGGGGGTGTGAGGGTGTGA
- the pstA gene encoding phosphate ABC transporter permease PstA encodes MLCLAYACVVVAVVPLAAVLLYVIVKGAGAWDREFFTGLPTLFGSGGGVANGIVGTLITVALASAIGIPFGVMAGIYLSEYGRGWLGALIRFVADTMTGIPSIVAGIFVYGLVVLNLGGYSGFAGALSLAILMIPVIARSTEGVVRLVPDSIREASLALGVPRWKTTLRVVVPAALGGILTGILLSVARVAGETAPLLFTAFGSDYFNLDPFKGPMPELPIQIYNAARSAYPGVIQVGWGAALLLVLMVLVANLTARVIFRGRGTGAGF; translated from the coding sequence ATGCTCTGCCTGGCCTATGCCTGCGTGGTCGTCGCCGTGGTTCCGCTCGCGGCGGTGCTCCTCTACGTGATCGTGAAGGGGGCCGGGGCTTGGGACAGGGAGTTCTTCACCGGGTTGCCGACCCTCTTCGGCAGCGGTGGCGGCGTGGCGAACGGGATCGTCGGCACCCTGATCACCGTGGCCCTCGCGAGCGCCATCGGGATCCCCTTCGGCGTGATGGCCGGCATATACCTCTCCGAATACGGGAGGGGCTGGCTCGGGGCGCTGATCCGCTTCGTCGCCGACACGATGACCGGGATACCGTCCATCGTCGCGGGGATCTTTGTCTACGGGCTTGTCGTGCTCAACCTGGGCGGCTACAGCGGGTTCGCCGGGGCCCTCTCGCTGGCCATCCTCATGATCCCCGTCATCGCCCGCTCGACCGAGGGGGTCGTGAGGCTGGTGCCGGACTCGATAAGGGAGGCCTCTCTCGCGCTCGGTGTGCCGAGGTGGAAGACGACGCTGCGGGTCGTGGTCCCCGCGGCGCTCGGAGGGATACTGACCGGTATCCTGCTTTCAGTGGCCCGCGTCGCGGGTGAGACAGCGCCGCTGCTCTTTACCGCCTTTGGCAGCGACTACTTCAACCTGGACCCGTTCAAAGGCCCGATGCCGGAACTTCCGATCCAGATCTACAACGCCGCCCGCTCCGCCTACCCGGGCGTTATACAGGTCGGCTGGGGTGCGGCGCTCCTGCTGGTCCTGATGGTCCTCGTGGCGAACCTCACCGCCAGAGTGATCTTCCGGGGACGTGGAACCGGGGCGGGGTTCTGA
- the pstB gene encoding phosphate ABC transporter ATP-binding protein PstB, whose amino-acid sequence MSAPPVMEIHDLSMYYGSFQALKEVSLKVTRNRITALIGPSGCGKSTFLRSLNRMHEVVPGARIEGRVLLDGEDIYAEGVDPVRVRRRVGMVFQKPNPFPTMSIYDNVVAGLRLGGRRKRSDLDEIVERTLRQAALWDEVKDKLKDSGTSLSGGQQQRLCIARTLAVEPEVILMDEPASALDPISTQKIEDAMQQLKRDYTIVIVTHNMQQAARASDFTGFFFIEKTGAPGCLWEFGETEKIFSNPERRETEDYVTGRFG is encoded by the coding sequence ATGAGCGCGCCGCCGGTGATGGAGATCCACGACCTCTCGATGTACTATGGCTCCTTTCAGGCTCTAAAGGAGGTGAGCCTGAAGGTGACCCGCAACAGGATCACGGCCCTCATCGGGCCCTCCGGGTGCGGCAAGAGCACCTTCCTGCGCAGCCTCAACCGGATGCACGAGGTCGTGCCGGGAGCCCGCATCGAGGGGCGGGTCCTGCTCGACGGGGAGGACATCTACGCCGAGGGAGTGGACCCGGTGCGCGTGAGGCGCAGGGTGGGGATGGTATTCCAGAAGCCGAATCCGTTCCCCACGATGTCCATCTACGACAACGTGGTCGCCGGCCTCAGGCTCGGGGGGCGGCGCAAGAGGAGCGATCTCGACGAGATCGTGGAGCGCACTCTGCGTCAGGCTGCTTTGTGGGACGAGGTCAAAGACAAGCTCAAAGACAGCGGGACCTCCCTCTCCGGCGGCCAGCAGCAGCGGTTGTGCATCGCCCGCACGCTCGCCGTCGAGCCCGAGGTCATCCTCATGGACGAACCTGCGAGCGCCCTCGACCCCATCTCCACCCAGAAGATAGAGGATGCAATGCAGCAGCTGAAGCGGGACTACACGATCGTGATCGTGACCCACAACATGCAGCAGGCTGCGCGGGCCTCGGACTTCACCGGATTCTTCTTCATCGAGAAGACCGGAGCTCCCGGCTGCCTCTGGGAGTTCGGGGAGACGGAGAAGATCTTCTCCAACCCCGAGCGGCGGGAGACCGAGGACTATGTGACCGGACGTTTCGGATAG
- a CDS encoding phosphate signaling complex PhoU family protein, translating to MPREIFQRELDGLIEEVMEFGDDVCGSLELMVRSMEDHDAGLARRVVGSDARYKARGAEIDAECMVLQARQAPVARDLRLLHTLQGVTNHLVRSGTLCEHICAALVETEGHERDLELERTLVEMAALTRDLLREGLVVFREREVDRARNLQATDDRVDLLYSEALNLIANPPEDRPGSPEWRMRAALIAHYLERIADHGVDIGAGTVFLVTGERIEEAVNQYLQRND from the coding sequence ATGCCCAGGGAGATCTTCCAGCGGGAGCTCGACGGCCTCATCGAGGAGGTCATGGAGTTCGGCGACGACGTCTGCGGTTCGCTGGAGCTGATGGTCCGCTCGATGGAGGACCACGACGCGGGACTGGCCCGCCGGGTGGTCGGCTCGGATGCCCGCTACAAGGCCCGGGGTGCCGAGATAGACGCCGAGTGTATGGTCCTGCAGGCGCGTCAGGCTCCGGTGGCGAGGGACCTGCGCCTACTGCACACCCTGCAGGGTGTGACGAACCATCTGGTACGCTCCGGGACGCTCTGCGAGCACATCTGCGCTGCGCTCGTGGAGACCGAGGGGCACGAGCGTGATCTCGAGCTCGAGAGAACGCTCGTTGAGATGGCCGCCCTCACCCGAGACCTCCTGCGTGAAGGGCTCGTTGTCTTCCGGGAACGTGAGGTCGACCGGGCCCGCAACCTGCAGGCGACCGACGACCGGGTGGACCTCCTGTATTCGGAGGCGCTCAACCTCATCGCCAACCCCCCCGAGGACAGGCCTGGCAGCCCGGAATGGCGGATGCGCGCCGCCCTGATCGCCCACTACCTGGAGCGTATCGCCGATCACGGTGTGGACATCGGTGCGGGGACGGTATTCCTCGTCACCGGGGAGCGCATAGAAGAGGCCGTCAACCAGTACCTCCAGCGCAACGATTGA
- a CDS encoding AEC family transporter: MITGVFMQVLLPILVVVGAGYALRRLVSLDIQSVNRVSIYLMSPALIFSSLARMRTGSSQAFKIVIFMVVLVVVLGAVSWLAEKATRKDRATTTAVMLCTMFMNAGNYGLPLARFAFGERGFEQAVVFFVVQSVLAQTLAVYIAGSGGGGWREGLRRLVRMPQIYAVAGGLALREVGVPTAGAAADLMRGVNLLAEATIPLLLVILGMQLAETRVVTEGTQVALAAGMRLVLSVPLAFAIAHLLGMGPLTTRLAVVLGSMPTAVNITILSIEFDVRPKLVSSVVVVSTAASFITLTLLLVFMGV; the protein is encoded by the coding sequence ATGATAACGGGCGTCTTCATGCAGGTTTTGCTTCCCATCCTCGTGGTGGTGGGGGCGGGTTATGCACTACGCCGGCTGGTGAGCCTGGACATCCAGTCGGTCAACCGCGTGAGCATCTACCTGATGAGCCCGGCCCTCATCTTCTCCTCGCTGGCCAGGATGCGCACCGGTTCCTCGCAGGCGTTCAAGATAGTCATCTTCATGGTGGTTCTGGTGGTCGTGCTCGGCGCGGTGAGCTGGCTCGCCGAGAAGGCCACCCGTAAGGATCGCGCCACCACGACGGCGGTCATGCTGTGCACGATGTTCATGAACGCCGGCAACTACGGCCTCCCGCTCGCCCGGTTCGCCTTCGGGGAGCGCGGCTTCGAGCAGGCCGTCGTCTTCTTCGTCGTCCAGTCGGTCCTGGCGCAGACGCTCGCGGTGTACATCGCTGGCTCCGGGGGAGGCGGCTGGCGAGAGGGGCTGCGCAGGCTCGTCAGGATGCCGCAGATCTACGCCGTGGCCGGAGGGCTCGCGCTCAGGGAAGTGGGGGTACCCACCGCCGGGGCGGCGGCCGATCTCATGCGTGGGGTGAACCTGCTCGCAGAAGCCACGATTCCGCTCCTGCTTGTCATACTGGGCATGCAGCTTGCAGAAACCAGGGTTGTCACCGAAGGCACGCAGGTAGCACTCGCGGCGGGGATGAGGCTGGTACTCTCCGTACCGCTCGCTTTCGCCATCGCCCACCTCCTCGGCATGGGCCCGCTCACCACCAGGCTCGCGGTGGTGCTCGGGAGTATGCCGACCGCGGTGAACATCACCATACTGTCCATAGAGTTCGACGTCCGCCCCAAGCTCGTGAGCAGCGTGGTCGTCGTCTCCACCGCCGCCAGTTTCATCACCCTGACGCTTCTGCTCGTCTTTATGGGCGTCTGA